In Exiguobacterium sibiricum 7-3, a genomic segment contains:
- the fliP gene encoding flagellar type III secretion system pore protein FliP (The bacterial flagellar biogenesis protein FliP forms a type III secretion system (T3SS)-type pore required for flagellar assembly.), with amino-acid sequence MTTIENLISLDTPSGTATSVKLLVLLTLLSLAPSLLILMTCFTRVIVVLSFVRSALGTQQTPPNQLLVGLALFITLFVMAPVLTELNTTALQPYMDEKISQDEAFDQAGGTMKRFMSQYTRSNDLELFLKYGNYDKPEKVEDIPLVALVPAYAISELKTAFQIGFMIFIPFLVIDMVVSSVLMSMGMMMLPPVMIALPFKLLLFILVDGWHLIVESLLVSMR; translated from the coding sequence ATGACGACGATTGAAAACTTGATTTCCTTGGATACACCGTCCGGGACGGCGACTTCCGTTAAATTATTGGTCTTACTTACGCTGTTGTCCTTAGCACCGTCTTTACTGATTTTGATGACTTGTTTCACACGCGTCATCGTCGTCTTATCCTTTGTGCGTTCTGCTCTAGGGACACAACAAACGCCGCCTAACCAATTGCTCGTCGGGCTGGCATTGTTCATCACATTGTTCGTCATGGCGCCTGTCTTGACGGAATTAAATACGACGGCGCTCCAACCGTACATGGATGAAAAAATCAGTCAAGATGAAGCCTTTGATCAAGCAGGCGGTACGATGAAACGATTCATGTCTCAGTACACCCGGAGCAATGATTTGGAACTTTTCTTGAAGTATGGCAATTACGACAAGCCGGAGAAAGTGGAAGATATTCCACTTGTCGCGTTAGTACCGGCTTATGCCATCAGTGAGTTAAAGACGGCATTTCAAATCGGTTTCATGATTTTCATTCCGTTCCTCGTCATCGATATGGTCGTCTCGAGTGTTCTGATGTCGATGGGGATGATGATGTTACCACCGGTCATGATTGCCTTACCGTTTAAATTATTATTGTTCATTTTAGTAGATGGTTGGCATTTGATTGTCGAATCACTACTCGTCAGCATGCGATAG
- a CDS encoding flagellar FlbD family protein, translating to MITLTTLRETPLVLNAILIEAVRSTPDTTIQLVGGQTYVVKETLEEVKAATIDFYRQVGLTGLNSARRLEDGRRKEEE from the coding sequence ATGATTACTTTAACGACATTACGTGAAACGCCGCTTGTCTTAAATGCAATCTTAATCGAAGCGGTCCGGTCGACACCCGATACGACGATTCAGTTGGTCGGGGGACAGACTTACGTGGTCAAAGAAACATTGGAAGAGGTAAAAGCAGCCACAATCGATTTTTACCGACAAGTCGGTTTAACGGGCTTGAACAGTGCTAGGAGGCTCGAAGATGGCAGAAGAAAAGAAGAAGAGTAA
- the flhB gene encoding flagellar biosynthesis protein FlhB — protein MGKYTLTLDLQYFAGEKTEKASPRKRDDSRKKGQVAKSADLTSSLMLFGMFLILFFFGPFLGKRFVMVLEHGLSAQTVLVAVEEGRVQEVMIEMLVQMSILVAPFFLTAVIIGILGNFMQIGALLSAESIQPKLDRINPLQGVKRIVSMKALIEFLKSVFKLLVIGVTSGTVLWNNKVEISRLTSEPIGDALAIIGHLTFLLGISVSIALIVLAVLDFAYQKFDFEKSIRMSKQDLKDEHKNTEGDPQIKGKIKQQQREMAMRRMMQEIPNADVVITNPTHYAVAIQYDDGKHAAPIVVAKGVDAVAFRIREKATAAEIPIIENRPLARALFAKSEIGMAVDESFYQALAETLAFVYQMKQAK, from the coding sequence ATGGGAAAATACACATTAACACTTGACCTCCAGTATTTTGCGGGCGAAAAGACGGAAAAAGCATCGCCCCGAAAACGCGATGACTCTCGAAAAAAAGGTCAGGTCGCAAAGTCAGCTGATTTAACAAGTAGTTTGATGTTGTTTGGCATGTTCTTGATTTTATTTTTCTTTGGTCCGTTTCTAGGAAAACGGTTCGTCATGGTGTTAGAGCATGGACTTAGTGCTCAAACGGTTTTAGTCGCTGTCGAAGAAGGGCGTGTTCAGGAAGTCATGATTGAAATGTTGGTCCAAATGAGTATTCTCGTGGCCCCATTCTTTCTGACAGCCGTTATCATCGGCATTTTAGGAAATTTCATGCAAATCGGAGCATTGCTCAGCGCGGAATCAATCCAACCGAAACTTGATCGGATCAATCCCCTGCAAGGAGTCAAACGAATCGTCAGCATGAAAGCATTGATTGAATTCTTGAAATCTGTTTTTAAACTGCTTGTCATCGGTGTGACGAGCGGAACCGTCTTATGGAATAACAAAGTAGAAATTTCACGCTTGACGTCAGAACCGATTGGTGACGCCTTGGCGATTATCGGTCATCTGACTTTCCTGTTGGGGATTTCGGTCAGTATCGCGTTGATTGTCCTTGCTGTCCTTGACTTTGCTTATCAAAAATTCGATTTTGAAAAGTCGATTCGGATGAGTAAGCAAGATTTAAAGGATGAACATAAGAATACGGAAGGTGATCCGCAAATCAAAGGGAAAATTAAACAGCAACAACGGGAGATGGCCATGCGGCGTATGATGCAGGAAATACCGAATGCCGATGTTGTCATTACAAACCCGACCCATTATGCCGTTGCGATTCAATATGATGACGGCAAACATGCCGCACCAATTGTCGTCGCCAAGGGAGTGGATGCTGTCGCATTCCGGATTCGGGAGAAGGCGACAGCAGCTGAGATCCCGATTATTGAAAATAGACCGCTCGCACGAGCATTATTCGCAAAATCAGAAATAGGAATGGCAGTGGATGAATCATTTTATCAGGCACTCGCTGAAACACTCGCCTTTGTCTATCAAATGAAACAAGCGAAATGA
- the flhA gene encoding flagellar biosynthesis protein FlhA: protein MTISTRDLSVLLGVIMIVFMLVIPLPGFLLDFLIIINILIALMVLLVAMNAKEALEFSVFPTLLLIVTLFRLALNVSTTRSILSNGNGGEVIEAFGDFVVGGNALVGFVVFLILVLIQFLVITKGSERVSEVSARFTLDAMPGKQMAIDADLNSGMIDELQARTRRQKIQSEADFYGAMDGASKFVKGDAIAGIIIVIINLIFGMIIGVVQQGLPMGESVKLYTLLTVGDGLVSQIPALLISVATGIIVTRSTSDGNLGEDIVGQLSRTPLLVMIGAGAIFLLGLFTAIPDYVTIPVAAAAGFFAWRLTRTSKAAQEEVAVEEAPTENLRSSESVISLLNVDTIEFEFGYGLIPLADEAQGGDLLDRVVMIRRQLALELGFVLPTVRIRDHLQLPPNHYRIKIRGSEMATGELLLDHYLAMSPGVDDPEIQGIETVEPAFGMPALWIDERTRSRAEMSGYTVVDPPSVVATHLTELLKKHAADLLGREETKQLVDHLKESHPILVDEVTPQLLSIGELQKVFVQLLKEKISIRNLPLIFETLADYAAVTKDSDLLAEYVRQALARQITEQVLQGDVLHVVTVSSELEMDIQSAIQKTEFGNYLALDPDKATRFIESLNELTAEFERYGAQPIVLASPSIRMFVRQLTERYFPDVPVLSYNELIPTIEVKSIGVI from the coding sequence ATGACCATTTCAACACGAGATTTATCTGTCCTGCTAGGCGTCATTATGATTGTCTTCATGCTCGTCATTCCACTGCCAGGATTTTTACTCGATTTTCTTATTATCATCAACATTTTAATTGCCTTAATGGTCTTACTTGTCGCGATGAACGCGAAGGAAGCATTGGAATTTTCTGTTTTCCCGACACTCTTACTGATCGTAACCTTGTTCCGGTTGGCACTGAACGTCTCAACGACCCGGTCGATTCTTTCGAACGGGAACGGTGGGGAAGTCATTGAAGCATTCGGTGATTTCGTTGTCGGCGGAAACGCCCTCGTCGGGTTCGTCGTCTTCCTGATTCTTGTCTTGATCCAGTTTTTGGTCATCACAAAAGGATCCGAGCGGGTATCGGAAGTATCCGCCCGCTTTACGCTTGATGCGATGCCCGGAAAGCAGATGGCAATCGATGCCGATTTGAACTCCGGCATGATTGATGAATTACAGGCCCGGACACGCCGCCAAAAAATCCAGTCGGAAGCTGATTTTTACGGCGCGATGGACGGAGCATCAAAATTCGTTAAAGGAGATGCGATTGCCGGTATCATCATCGTCATCATCAATTTGATTTTCGGAATGATCATCGGTGTCGTCCAACAAGGATTACCGATGGGAGAGTCCGTAAAGCTGTATACGCTGTTGACGGTTGGTGACGGGCTGGTCAGTCAAATCCCGGCCTTGTTGATTTCTGTCGCAACCGGAATCATCGTCACCCGTTCGACTTCTGACGGCAATTTAGGGGAAGATATCGTCGGACAGCTGTCACGGACGCCGCTCCTCGTCATGATTGGAGCCGGCGCAATTTTCCTGTTAGGACTTTTTACTGCAATTCCCGATTACGTGACGATTCCTGTCGCGGCTGCAGCAGGCTTCTTCGCTTGGCGATTAACACGAACGTCAAAAGCAGCGCAAGAAGAAGTGGCTGTCGAAGAAGCACCAACTGAAAATCTGCGATCCAGCGAATCGGTCATTTCGCTCTTAAACGTCGATACGATCGAATTTGAATTTGGCTATGGTTTGATTCCACTTGCCGATGAAGCACAAGGTGGGGATTTACTCGACCGGGTCGTCATGATCCGGAGACAGTTGGCACTTGAACTTGGATTCGTCTTACCGACGGTCCGCATTCGCGACCATCTGCAACTCCCGCCAAACCATTACCGGATAAAGATTCGCGGAAGTGAGATGGCAACCGGTGAACTGTTGCTCGATCATTATCTGGCGATGAGTCCGGGTGTCGATGATCCGGAAATCCAAGGCATCGAGACAGTTGAACCCGCGTTCGGAATGCCGGCGTTATGGATTGACGAGCGGACGAGAAGCCGGGCCGAGATGTCCGGATATACGGTCGTTGATCCGCCGTCTGTCGTCGCGACACACTTAACCGAACTCTTGAAAAAGCATGCGGCCGATTTACTCGGTCGAGAAGAGACAAAACAGCTGGTTGATCATTTGAAGGAGTCGCATCCGATTTTAGTCGACGAAGTGACACCACAGTTGTTGTCGATCGGCGAATTACAAAAAGTATTCGTGCAGTTATTAAAAGAAAAAATCTCGATTCGAAACTTACCGCTCATTTTTGAGACACTCGCTGATTATGCGGCGGTGACGAAAGATAGTGATTTGCTAGCCGAATATGTCCGTCAAGCGTTGGCTCGACAAATTACGGAACAAGTCTTACAAGGAGACGTATTGCATGTCGTGACGGTATCGAGTGAACTGGAGATGGATATCCAGTCGGCGATTCAAAAAACGGAGTTTGGAAATTACTTGGCGCTTGATCCGGATAAAGCAACACGTTTCATCGAGTCATTAAATGAATTGACGGCAGAATTCGAACGATACGGGGCTCAGCCAATCGTCTTGGCATCTCCAAGTATCCGGATGTTTGTTCGTCAATTGACAGAACGTTATTTCCCGGACGTGCCCGTTCTGTCCTATAACGAACTGATTCCGACAATTGAAGTCAAGAGTATTGGGGTGATTTAA
- the fliR gene encoding flagellar biosynthetic protein FliR, with amino-acid sequence MTLLSFVSVFLLVFGRLVGFLVAAPLFSSKQLPAQHKLAIAAGLAYFASYAVKTTVQVDDIDFFFRMGTEVIIGLALGLLASFLLYAPQMAGSIIDLQMGLAMASAYDPMFGGQSPIVGRFFYMLTLLVLLASDMHLILLDGIYTSFKIFPPGSAIHVSGEAGMSLVVRVVGLAMLTALQMAMPLVVALFLVDLALGFLAKTAPQFNIFAIGFSVKLLMGYAILFLLAGATITGISRFVPLLQEVLSDAVHLLGG; translated from the coding sequence ATGACGTTACTGTCCTTTGTCAGTGTTTTTTTACTTGTATTTGGTCGACTTGTCGGATTTTTAGTGGCTGCTCCTTTGTTCTCATCAAAGCAGTTACCCGCCCAGCATAAGTTGGCAATCGCTGCAGGACTCGCTTATTTTGCCAGTTATGCGGTCAAGACGACAGTTCAAGTCGATGATATCGATTTCTTTTTTCGAATGGGAACAGAAGTCATCATCGGGCTGGCACTTGGTTTGCTCGCCAGTTTTTTACTATATGCGCCACAAATGGCTGGATCGATCATTGATTTACAGATGGGGCTGGCGATGGCATCAGCATATGATCCGATGTTTGGTGGTCAATCGCCGATCGTCGGTCGATTTTTTTACATGTTGACACTCCTCGTGTTGCTGGCGTCAGATATGCATTTGATTTTACTGGATGGTATCTATACGAGCTTTAAAATTTTTCCGCCCGGTAGTGCGATTCATGTTTCCGGAGAAGCCGGCATGAGCTTAGTCGTTCGTGTCGTGGGGCTAGCCATGCTCACGGCCCTTCAAATGGCGATGCCACTTGTTGTTGCCTTATTTTTAGTCGACTTGGCGCTTGGTTTTTTAGCGAAAACCGCACCCCAGTTCAATATTTTTGCGATTGGATTTTCCGTCAAGCTATTGATGGGTTACGCGATTTTGTTTTTACTCGCCGGAGCGACCATTACTGGAATCTCCCGATTTGTTCCATTATTACAAGAAGTATTGTCCGATGCGGTTCACTTACTAGGAGGTTGA
- the flgG gene encoding flagellar basal body rod protein FlgG, which produces MLRSMYSGISGLKNFQTKLDVVGNNIANVNTFGYKKGRVTFKDLVNQSVGSASGNGGGVGGTNPKQVGLGASMSTVDNVYNQGALQNTGRTLDVGISGEGFYQVLTADGVRYSRSGNFYTDLQGNIVTGDGNYLVGLSDPPPANPGQPPADQANLPANQYNAQGQITGKVNNGYMKLQIPTGAQNLAIGKDGLVTFVDGTGNLQRVGYVSMANFANPGGLEKSGVNLFAASQNSGIAATGTPSTNGLGQLTSGTLEMSNVDLSEEFTEMIIAQRGFQANTRIITTSDQILEELVNLKR; this is translated from the coding sequence ATGTTACGTTCAATGTATTCAGGAATCAGTGGGTTAAAGAACTTCCAAACAAAGTTAGACGTCGTCGGGAATAACATCGCCAACGTCAATACATTTGGTTATAAAAAAGGCCGTGTCACGTTTAAAGATCTTGTCAACCAATCGGTTGGTTCAGCGTCTGGTAATGGTGGAGGGGTCGGTGGGACAAACCCGAAACAGGTTGGACTCGGCGCCTCGATGTCGACAGTCGATAACGTTTATAATCAAGGAGCGTTACAAAATACAGGTCGAACGCTTGATGTCGGGATTTCCGGTGAAGGATTCTATCAAGTCTTAACTGCAGATGGTGTACGTTATTCTCGTTCCGGTAACTTTTATACAGATCTTCAAGGGAATATCGTAACGGGAGACGGGAATTATCTCGTAGGATTGTCTGATCCACCACCTGCCAACCCGGGTCAGCCACCTGCTGATCAAGCAAACCTACCTGCAAACCAATACAATGCTCAGGGTCAAATCACAGGAAAAGTAAATAATGGATATATGAAATTACAAATTCCGACGGGAGCACAAAACTTAGCAATCGGAAAAGATGGATTGGTCACATTTGTTGATGGAACGGGTAACTTGCAACGAGTTGGTTACGTATCAATGGCGAATTTTGCTAACCCGGGTGGTCTTGAAAAATCAGGAGTGAACTTGTTTGCTGCTTCTCAAAACTCGGGTATCGCAGCGACTGGAACACCAAGCACAAACGGTCTTGGGCAATTGACATCCGGTACACTGGAGATGTCGAACGTCGATTTATCAGAGGAATTCACGGAAATGATCATCGCGCAACGTGGCTTCCAAGCAAATACCCGGATCATCACAACATCAGATCAAATTTTAGAAGAACTCGTTAACTTGAAACGATGA
- a CDS encoding flagellar basal body-associated FliL family protein, with the protein MAEEKKKSKLKLPLIMVVVAIMMVGAGYMLSKYLLTSDPTEAKVEQPTGAELEERSFQTDDLTTNIADERFLNVQFTIVTDDAATREELELRKFQINNIILGDLASMKKQDLDSKQDMAKLEEKLRGQFKKLLQEGDVQRVYTTKKIIQ; encoded by the coding sequence ATGGCAGAAGAAAAGAAGAAGAGTAAGTTGAAATTACCACTCATCATGGTCGTCGTCGCCATCATGATGGTAGGCGCCGGTTACATGCTTTCGAAATACTTGTTAACGAGTGATCCGACCGAAGCGAAAGTCGAACAACCGACAGGCGCAGAACTCGAAGAACGAAGTTTTCAGACAGATGATTTAACGACGAACATTGCAGACGAACGCTTCTTAAATGTTCAGTTTACAATCGTTACGGATGACGCTGCGACGCGGGAAGAACTAGAATTACGAAAATTTCAAATCAACAATATCATCTTAGGAGATTTAGCTTCGATGAAAAAACAAGATTTAGATTCCAAACAAGACATGGCGAAACTCGAAGAAAAATTACGGGGGCAATTTAAAAAGCTTCTGCAAGAAGGCGATGTTCAACGTGTCTACACGACGAAAAAAATCATCCAGTGA
- a CDS encoding response regulator has translation MSAKVLIVDDAAFMRMMIKEILSKNGYDVVGEAENGREAVSKYKELAPDLVTLDITMPEMDGISALKEIKAFNPAAKVIMCSAMGQQSMVIDAIQAGAKDFIVKPFQADRVLEAVSKTISS, from the coding sequence ATGAGTGCAAAAGTTTTGATTGTAGATGATGCAGCTTTCATGCGAATGATGATTAAGGAAATTTTATCAAAGAACGGATATGACGTCGTCGGTGAGGCAGAAAATGGTCGTGAAGCAGTTTCGAAATATAAAGAGTTAGCGCCAGATCTCGTCACACTCGATATCACGATGCCGGAAATGGACGGAATTTCAGCACTAAAAGAAATCAAAGCCTTTAACCCGGCTGCTAAAGTCATCATGTGTTCCGCAATGGGACAACAATCGATGGTTATCGATGCAATTCAAGCCGGAGCAAAAGACTTCATCGTTAAACCGTTCCAGGCAGACCGCGTCCTCGAAGCCGTTTCGAAAACCATTTCATCATGA
- the fliY gene encoding flagellar motor switch phosphatase FliY, with amino-acid sequence MSDMLSQDEIDALLRGTPSAEEPTDTGSTDDLHQLDEMEIDALGEVGNISLGNSATALSALLNQKVEITTPHVRMITMEELRSRYPIPHVALRVGYTEGFKGENVLILTQRDASVIANLMMGGDGVVDESLEMEPIALSAVQEAMNQMMGAAATSMSTVFSMRIDISPPAVEIFDFSQEKTIVDSFSLWESMVIIEFDLKIGTLIDSKIVQLAPLEFSKQLIQKLFNASTTTTEPAPTAQVPAPEPVREQPAASQPQPEPRYEAPPEHKKEPVGVSPVQFGQFSEVQQEGPPGNIGMLYDVPLNVTVELGRTRRSVRDILELTQGSIIELDKLAGEPVDVFVNNTLIATGEVVVIEENFGVRITEIVNTKERLRMF; translated from the coding sequence ATGAGCGATATGCTTTCGCAAGATGAAATCGATGCATTATTACGCGGGACCCCATCGGCTGAAGAACCAACCGATACCGGTTCAACGGATGACTTACATCAATTGGATGAGATGGAAATTGATGCACTTGGAGAGGTCGGGAATATCTCGCTAGGGAATTCTGCGACGGCGCTGTCCGCGTTATTGAATCAAAAAGTCGAAATCACGACACCACACGTGCGGATGATTACGATGGAAGAACTGCGGAGCCGTTATCCGATTCCACACGTCGCCCTTCGTGTCGGATATACAGAAGGATTCAAGGGAGAAAACGTTTTGATTTTGACACAACGGGATGCTTCCGTCATTGCGAACTTGATGATGGGCGGCGATGGTGTCGTGGACGAGAGCCTTGAGATGGAACCGATTGCGTTATCCGCCGTTCAGGAAGCGATGAACCAGATGATGGGGGCGGCTGCGACCTCCATGTCGACCGTGTTCTCGATGCGGATTGACATCTCACCTCCGGCAGTCGAAATTTTCGATTTCTCGCAGGAAAAAACAATTGTTGATAGTTTCTCGTTATGGGAGAGCATGGTCATCATCGAATTTGATTTGAAAATCGGTACGTTGATCGACTCGAAAATCGTACAGTTGGCACCACTTGAATTTTCCAAACAATTGATTCAGAAATTATTCAATGCCAGTACGACAACGACCGAACCAGCGCCAACAGCTCAAGTCCCTGCACCAGAACCGGTCCGGGAACAGCCGGCCGCGTCTCAGCCACAGCCGGAACCGCGGTATGAAGCACCACCAGAACACAAAAAAGAGCCGGTTGGGGTGAGTCCTGTCCAATTCGGTCAGTTTTCTGAAGTGCAACAAGAGGGTCCACCCGGTAACATCGGTATGCTCTACGACGTACCGTTGAATGTCACAGTTGAATTAGGACGGACACGCCGTTCAGTTCGGGACATTCTAGAACTGACACAAGGATCGATTATTGAATTGGATAAATTAGCAGGGGAACCCGTTGATGTGTTCGTCAATAATACATTGATTGCAACGGGAGAAGTCGTCGTCATCGAAGAGAACTTCGGTGTCCGGATTACAGAGATCGTCAATACAAAAGAACGTCTGCGGATGTTCTAA
- the fliM gene encoding flagellar motor switch protein FliM, whose product MSEVLSQHEIDALLSAISSGDMEVEEIRSQEEERRVKVYDFKRALRFSKDQMRNLTRIHEQFARVLTTHFSAQLRTYVQFTVNTVEQLPYDEFIHSIPNMTLINLVNLHPLDGRVIFEVNPNIAYAMLDRLLGGPGEGMNKIENLTEIETRILTQLFKRAFVQYGAAWESIAEIEAEYDDLEINPQFLQLVSPNETVILVSIYVTVGEVSGTLNVCLPFVTLEPIIPKLSSHFWMQQEKRKSADNQESEHMQTQLMGSIVDLKAVLGQTELSFGELLHLEVGDCLSLQTRTSDPVELFVDDRKMFKARPGLNGKHLALQVLQRIEEE is encoded by the coding sequence ATGAGCGAAGTATTATCACAACATGAAATTGACGCCCTGCTATCAGCCATTTCAAGCGGAGATATGGAAGTCGAGGAAATACGCAGCCAAGAAGAAGAACGCCGCGTGAAAGTGTATGACTTTAAACGGGCGTTACGATTCTCAAAAGACCAAATGCGAAACTTAACGCGGATTCATGAACAATTCGCACGAGTCTTGACGACCCATTTCTCAGCACAGCTTAGAACATACGTCCAGTTTACAGTCAATACGGTCGAACAACTGCCTTATGATGAATTCATTCATTCAATTCCGAATATGACCTTGATTAATCTCGTTAATCTTCATCCGTTAGACGGACGAGTCATTTTCGAAGTGAATCCGAACATCGCTTATGCGATGCTTGATCGACTGCTTGGTGGACCGGGTGAAGGCATGAATAAGATTGAGAACTTGACGGAAATTGAAACCCGGATTTTGACACAGTTATTCAAGCGCGCCTTTGTCCAATACGGAGCAGCCTGGGAATCGATTGCCGAAATCGAAGCGGAGTATGACGATTTGGAAATCAATCCACAATTTCTTCAACTCGTCTCACCGAATGAAACGGTCATTCTCGTCTCGATCTACGTAACGGTCGGAGAAGTGAGCGGAACACTTAACGTCTGTCTACCGTTCGTGACGCTAGAACCAATCATTCCGAAACTATCCAGTCACTTTTGGATGCAGCAAGAAAAACGAAAGTCAGCCGATAACCAAGAGTCAGAACATATGCAAACACAGTTGATGGGATCAATCGTCGATTTGAAAGCAGTGCTCGGCCAGACGGAACTTTCGTTTGGAGAGTTGTTACACCTCGAGGTAGGCGATTGCCTGTCCCTCCAGACACGTACATCCGATCCGGTTGAATTGTTCGTCGATGACCGGAAAATGTTCAAAGCGCGGCCTGGTCTGAACGGGAAGCATCTCGCTTTACAAGTCTTACAACGAATTGAGGAGGAATAA
- a CDS encoding flagellar biosynthetic protein FliO has translation MRRLTCLTCLLLFLLTHQVGAETVEEKLNPSKKNEPTTQQVDGSSTVVTVVKIVVTLAVLIGGFLLAVRFINERTKGVRQSSRLSHLGGVPLGKDRSVQLVRVHGKIYVVGVGQNVELLDTIEEDDEWLATQDVPDSTSHTSNASPFLESFKQQLDQFQKKRGQS, from the coding sequence ATGAGAAGACTGACCTGTTTGACCTGTCTTCTCCTGTTCCTACTAACGCATCAGGTCGGTGCGGAAACAGTGGAAGAGAAGCTCAACCCATCTAAGAAAAATGAACCTACAACACAACAGGTCGACGGGTCATCGACAGTCGTCACGGTCGTCAAGATTGTCGTGACGCTTGCAGTTTTGATTGGTGGATTTCTTCTTGCTGTCCGTTTCATCAATGAACGGACAAAGGGAGTCCGTCAATCGAGCCGCCTGTCCCATCTCGGTGGTGTCCCGCTTGGCAAAGATCGATCCGTTCAGCTCGTGAGGGTTCACGGTAAGATTTATGTTGTCGGTGTCGGTCAGAACGTTGAACTGCTTGATACGATTGAGGAAGATGACGAATGGTTAGCCACACAAGATGTACCAGACAGCACATCACATACGTCAAATGCGTCTCCGTTTCTGGAATCGTTTAAGCAACAGCTCGATCAATTCCAGAAGAAACGAGGACAGTCATGA
- a CDS encoding flagellar hook capping FlgD N-terminal domain-containing protein has product MTESIKNDTSSYQLPEKTKVPSSNSMDKDMFMKILIAQLSNQDPTAPMEDKEFISQMAQFSSLEQMQSIGKGIETMMLNQHAAALMNYSNLIGKNVSYEGETVTKDATGTDITSTGKVTANVLSVKRDGVDVVAELSNGKSVSVYELTEIKTKEEK; this is encoded by the coding sequence ATGACTGAATCCATCAAAAATGATACGTCTTCTTATCAGTTACCGGAGAAAACGAAAGTACCATCCAGTAATTCGATGGACAAAGACATGTTCATGAAAATCCTGATTGCCCAACTGTCCAATCAAGACCCGACGGCACCGATGGAAGACAAAGAGTTCATCTCTCAGATGGCCCAGTTTTCTTCTCTTGAACAGATGCAATCCATCGGTAAAGGAATCGAGACGATGATGTTAAATCAACATGCAGCGGCTTTGATGAACTACAGTAATCTGATTGGTAAAAATGTCAGTTATGAAGGTGAGACTGTCACGAAAGATGCGACAGGCACAGATATCACATCGACTGGTAAGGTTACGGCAAACGTTCTTAGTGTAAAGCGTGACGGTGTTGATGTCGTTGCCGAGTTATCGAATGGGAAAAGTGTCAGTGTCTACGAATTGACTGAAATCAAAACAAAGGAGGAAAAATAA
- the fliQ gene encoding flagellar biosynthesis protein FliQ: MTQEMIIQLASSAVWTLLKVSAPLLLVSLVVGLLVSILQATTQIQEQTLSFVPKIVAVFLALVFFGPWIMEELKTFTIEIFKQIAEVSRK, from the coding sequence ATGACGCAGGAAATGATTATTCAATTAGCCAGCTCGGCTGTATGGACCTTGTTAAAGGTGTCAGCTCCGCTCTTGCTCGTCTCACTCGTCGTTGGACTTCTCGTCAGCATCTTGCAGGCGACGACCCAAATCCAAGAGCAGACCTTATCCTTTGTTCCGAAGATTGTTGCCGTTTTTTTAGCACTCGTCTTTTTTGGACCATGGATCATGGAAGAACTCAAAACGTTTACGATTGAAATTTTTAAACAGATCGCAGAGGTTTCACGGAAATGA